The genomic stretch TTGGGGAGACAATTAATCAATTTATTGAATGGTTTTCTAATCTCAGTTTGTTTGAGGCAGGTGCCAGCCTGATTACAGGTCTGTGGGATGGTATCAAAAGCGTATGGGATACTATGACACAATGGCTTTCTGGTGCAGTGCAAAAATTAATGGGTTGGATGCCTGATTTTGTTAAAGACAAGCTAGGATTTAACGTTACAGTTAGCAAAAATACTACCGAGAGTTTAAAGAATCTCACACAAGAGACAAAAACATACGCACAAAAGATTGTTCATTCAACTGTTGTTCCTAACATCCCTCCTGAGCAACGTTATTACACAGATGAGAGATATGTTAATGGTGAAGGTAGGCAACTTTCTGTGGAAGCATTTAAAACGCTTGAACCGATTATGGCACATAAGGAAAATAAGACGACTAATGTTGATGCATCTATTACGATTAGCGGTTTAAACATCAGTGGGGGCAGCGGTTCACCGCAAGATATTAGTGCTGCTATTAAAAAAGCTCTTGCAGATCAAGCTAGACAGCAACGTTTAGCAATTAACTCAAGTTTATCGGATTAAGCGTCATGATGTTAGCATTGGGGGATTTTATTTTTTCCGTTAACACAGCTGCCTATCAAGAACTTGAGATGACTTATGATGTTCCATGGGTAGAGCAAGGACGTCTGGGAAGTAAAGCAGCGTTTCAGTTGCCGGCCATTGCTAATGCCGAATATTCTTTATCAGGCGTGATTTATCCGAATTTTAAGGGTAGTTACGGTCAATTGGATAGATTGCGGAGCATGGCGCATGTAGGGCCACATTTGTTGGTAAGTGGAAAAGGCAAAATTTTCGGTAAATTTGTTATTCTTTCCCTAGATGAAAAACAGAGCTTTTTTCATAAAAACGGTGATCCACGCAAGCAAGAATTCACATTGCAACTAAGAGAATATGGTGGAGATGGGGGCATGTGGTGAGTGATATTTACGTTACCAAAGATGGCGATATGGTTGATGCCATTTGCTGGAGACACTATCCAAAGGGTCAGCAAGCACTGGCTGTTGAGCGTGTTTATGCAACCAACCACAGACTAGCAGATCTTGGACCCATTTTAAAAGCGGGGATCACAATTATTTTACCTTCCCTTCCTCATCCTCAAGCAACACCCGTCATTAGGCTCTGGGGCAGCAAACAATGAAACCTTTCTGCAGGGTGATGTCTAATGGTGAGGATGTCACAAAAGCTTTAATGGATTATGTTCTATCCATTGAAATAACCGATGAAGCAGAAGACAAAAGTGATCGGATCACCATAGAGCTCGATGATCGTGCGCGCATCAGTGATAATGGTTTTTTAGAGATCCCTTTAATTGGAACAGTTATTTCCATAACGCTTGGTTATGAAAATGGTAAAGCACGTGACATGGGATCCTATCTGATTGATGAAATATCTGTCAGCAGTCCACCACAAAGTTTAAGTGTGACAGGGCGTGCAGCTTCTATGAGCACGTCTTACCGAACTCCCAAAAGTCAATCTTATCATCAGATAACCTTGGGCAAGATTATTCAAGAGATAGCAACGCGCAATGGCTATATTCCCGAGGTTGATCCTTCTCTTGCAAAAATTGTCGTGCGTCACATTGATCAAACCGGTGAAAGCGACATGGCTTTTGCATCACGTCTTGCTGCAGAATATGACGCTGTAACAAAATCTATGGATAACAGACTTGTTCTGGCCAAACGTGGTGAAGGCAAGGCTATTACTGGAGAGATGCTCCCTGTGGTCACTATTCATGAAAGGATGTGTAGCTCTTGGGATTTTAAATATAATGCACGCGATGAAGCAGGTGAGGCCCAGGGCTTAACATCGGGTGAAGGGGATGATCAAAAAGCTGCATCAGCAGCACAAAACCCAGAGACCATTGAAGAGTATGATGAAGAAACATCCATTCATATGGATGAATCCCCTTTGCGTTCATTAGCTCGTTCAGAAAAAACACTTAAAAAGCAAGACAAAGTTGAAAAGCAAGAGGAAGAAAAGAAAGGAGGTGTGATAGCAACCTATCATGATTTACGCAGTGGTGAAAAGAAAGAGGTCAAAACCGGTCAAGCGCCTTTTCATGAATTAAAATATACCTACCAC from Bartonella sp. WD16.2 encodes the following:
- a CDS encoding phage tail protein, which codes for MMLALGDFIFSVNTAAYQELEMTYDVPWVEQGRLGSKAAFQLPAIANAEYSLSGVIYPNFKGSYGQLDRLRSMAHVGPHLLVSGKGKIFGKFVILSLDEKQSFFHKNGDPRKQEFTLQLREYGGDGGMW
- a CDS encoding contractile injection system protein, VgrG/Pvc8 family, translating into MKPFCRVMSNGEDVTKALMDYVLSIEITDEAEDKSDRITIELDDRARISDNGFLEIPLIGTVISITLGYENGKARDMGSYLIDEISVSSPPQSLSVTGRAASMSTSYRTPKSQSYHQITLGKIIQEIATRNGYIPEVDPSLAKIVVRHIDQTGESDMAFASRLAAEYDAVTKSMDNRLVLAKRGEGKAITGEMLPVVTIHERMCSSWDFKYNARDEAGEAQGLTSGEGDDQKAASAAQNPETIEEYDEETSIHMDESPLRSLARSEKTLKKQDKVEKQEEEKKGGVIATYHDLRSGEKKEVKTGQAPFHELKYTYHNQSEAVAAIAAYRNKSSRGKATFSCDMGGDPFIQTEMKLIQAPPFRPYIPEQWRIKSVKHRLDTAGGYTTSIECELFNEAQENTAQNVINTTPDKDDTIDDNAPPHAYDEGEGVIHMEGEDT
- a CDS encoding tail protein X; translated protein: MSDIYVTKDGDMVDAICWRHYPKGQQALAVERVYATNHRLADLGPILKAGITIILPSLPHPQATPVIRLWGSKQ